A genomic region of Janthinobacterium lividum contains the following coding sequences:
- a CDS encoding DUF5682 family protein, which translates to MAVVQPDLPAGVAAARARLFEHGLYFAPVRHHSPACAHALQAMLRELRPAAVLIEGPEGFTDMLPLLLDERTRPPVALLCQTPAAGEEGARTVSAFFPFCDYSPEWVALREGAAAQAQLAFIDLPWQARAGRADAQDDAEARSLMAERYLAHSTYLNTLAARAGCRDQDELWDHLFEARSRAALADWRSMFGDVFSYCAMARLDYEPAVLEAEGSLPRERHMAAHIARWRKQVDGPVVVVTGGFHTSALIELVAAAPAHAVPAAASPSWLIRYSFDRLDALTGYGAGMPAPAYYQAVWDALQSPADGDHQLAVAVDQLTMLARHSRARGLQERISTAEVQAAVLQAARLAVLRGHAGPGRQDVLDAMASCFVKGAIDDGMQGLFDDVRRQMTGSRLGDVPPSAGSPPLVVDARLAAHRHGLRLDDGDTRLARLDLYRKDRHRRRSRFIHLMQYLDTGLARWQGGPDFMAGSRLELLFEEWTYAWTPLVEARLIELSADGATLAEVALARLLREEQALGAAGQARSAGSAAALLVRACVVGLHERLPGLLALLSRHLDDDADFSSVVACGHALVTLWRAREPLGVREHPGVLALMRRVWPAALFLLSGLADTGMEGESAQVGQLLALREFGRAARSALPAHEADLAFEAGDLHQRLHALTATRHCAPGICGAAAALLFLDGAWGEQDLSRLLEQRFGAGATPQDAVRFLSGLMAAAPELLLTQPGLRRSFNTLVGSWDEASFIHYLPDLRLAFTGLKPQETSDLAEALAVLNGAAPDALQAEFHCDVSEDEMLAGGRLNAALAACLERDALSGWLDISTEKPHG; encoded by the coding sequence ATGGCTGTAGTGCAGCCGGACTTGCCGGCCGGCGTGGCTGCCGCGCGCGCCAGGCTGTTCGAGCATGGCTTGTACTTCGCGCCGGTGCGCCACCATAGCCCGGCGTGCGCCCATGCATTGCAGGCCATGCTGCGCGAATTGCGCCCGGCCGCCGTGCTGATCGAGGGGCCGGAAGGCTTCACGGACATGCTGCCCCTGTTGCTGGACGAACGCACGCGACCGCCCGTGGCCCTGTTGTGCCAGACGCCGGCGGCAGGCGAAGAAGGGGCGCGCACGGTATCGGCGTTTTTCCCGTTTTGCGATTACAGTCCTGAGTGGGTGGCGCTGCGCGAGGGGGCGGCCGCGCAGGCGCAGCTGGCCTTCATCGACCTGCCGTGGCAGGCGCGCGCGGGCAGGGCAGATGCGCAGGACGATGCCGAGGCGCGCAGCCTGATGGCCGAGCGCTACCTGGCACACAGCACCTATCTGAATACCCTGGCCGCGCGCGCCGGCTGCCGCGACCAGGACGAACTATGGGATCACCTGTTCGAAGCGCGTTCGCGCGCCGCGCTGGCGGACTGGCGCAGCATGTTTGGCGACGTGTTTTCCTATTGTGCCATGGCCCGTCTCGATTACGAGCCGGCGGTGCTGGAAGCGGAGGGCAGCCTGCCGCGCGAACGCCACATGGCGGCGCATATTGCCCGCTGGCGCAAGCAGGTGGACGGCCCCGTGGTGGTGGTCACCGGCGGCTTTCATACCAGCGCGCTGATCGAACTGGTCGCCGCCGCTCCCGCCCACGCCGTGCCGGCCGCCGCCAGCCCCAGCTGGCTGATACGCTACAGCTTTGATCGGCTCGATGCACTGACTGGCTATGGCGCGGGCATGCCGGCGCCCGCCTATTACCAGGCCGTCTGGGACGCCCTGCAATCGCCGGCGGACGGCGATCATCAGCTTGCCGTCGCCGTGGACCAGTTGACCATGCTGGCAAGGCACAGCCGGGCGCGCGGCTTGCAGGAGCGTATTTCCACGGCGGAGGTACAGGCGGCCGTGCTGCAGGCGGCCAGGCTCGCCGTGTTGCGCGGCCATGCGGGGCCAGGCCGCCAGGATGTGCTTGACGCGATGGCTTCCTGTTTTGTCAAGGGCGCCATCGACGACGGCATGCAGGGCCTGTTCGACGATGTGCGGCGCCAGATGACGGGCAGCCGGCTGGGCGACGTGCCGCCGTCGGCCGGTTCGCCGCCGCTGGTGGTGGATGCGCGCCTGGCTGCGCATCGTCACGGCTTGCGGCTGGACGACGGCGACACGCGGCTGGCGCGGCTGGACCTGTACCGCAAGGACCGCCACCGCCGGCGCAGCCGGTTCATTCATCTGATGCAGTATCTCGATACGGGCCTGGCGCGCTGGCAGGGCGGCCCGGATTTCATGGCCGGCAGCCGGTTGGAACTGCTGTTCGAGGAATGGACGTATGCGTGGACGCCGCTGGTCGAAGCGCGCCTGATCGAGCTGTCCGCCGATGGCGCCACCCTGGCCGAGGTGGCGCTGGCGCGGCTGCTGCGCGAAGAGCAGGCGCTGGGCGCCGCGGGCCAGGCCCGTTCGGCCGGCAGCGCCGCCGCCCTGCTGGTGCGTGCCTGCGTGGTGGGATTGCATGAACGTCTACCCGGCCTGCTGGCGCTGTTGTCGCGCCATCTCGATGACGATGCCGATTTCTCCTCCGTCGTCGCCTGCGGCCATGCGCTGGTGACCCTGTGGCGCGCGCGCGAGCCGCTGGGTGTGCGCGAGCATCCTGGTGTGCTGGCGTTGATGCGGCGCGTCTGGCCGGCCGCGCTGTTCCTGCTGTCCGGTCTGGCCGATACGGGGATGGAAGGGGAAAGCGCGCAAGTGGGGCAGTTGCTGGCATTGCGCGAATTTGGCCGCGCCGCGCGCAGCGCCTTGCCTGCGCACGAGGCGGACCTGGCCTTCGAGGCCGGCGACCTGCACCAGCGCCTGCACGCCCTGACGGCGACGCGCCACTGCGCGCCCGGCATTTGCGGCGCCGCCGCCGCGCTGCTGTTCCTCGATGGCGCCTGGGGCGAACAGGATTTATCGCGTTTGCTGGAACAGCGCTTCGGCGCCGGCGCCACGCCGCAGGATGCCGTGCGCTTCCTGTCGGGCCTGATGGCCGCCGCGCCTGAATTGCTGCTGACGCAGCCGGGGTTGCGGCGCAGCTTCAACACCCTGGTCGGCAGCTGGGACGAGGCCAGTTTCATCCATTATCTGCCCGATTTGCGCTTGGCCTTCACGGGTTTGAAACCGCAGGAGACGAGCGACCTAGCCGAGGCGCTGGCGGTGCTGAACGGCGCCGCGCCGGACGCCTTGCAGGCTGAATTCCATTGCGACGTCAGCGAAGACGAGATGCTGGCCGGCGGCCGCCTGAACGCGGCGCTGGCCGCCTGCCTGGAGCGCGATGCGCTGTCCGGCTGGCTGGATATTTCAACGGAGAAGCCGCATGGCTGA
- a CDS encoding DUF4132 domain-containing protein, with product MFKKILELAQGVVGLDEHAQLKKGLRGLAQISPALWERACEFVCEGRQEGVLLDVQAAAPRGGTLLGKPGRLYSHFYTHNMPNKDAALANESLRHRHQFYAQSDAATLDVALLVRLGKLLQAADGGDSLERTGAAVPQWLDYLVSDALFASFSETRAQATTVNRRGWDVLLLARLLAADGEAEEGALQLVFERRELNEYVRDNCLQRLLAPGALDAYMLAHAALVEHLPALLSASGKAQLARRLGASPALADTFAAVLVRLAVDGGKSVRTEAAPHLAAIPEERRATLLQQCLLTGKTEERVQAAELLGRSLGPQQGALLEQALAQETSKPVQAAIRNALSWLDAASEAGAADLPLPPLPPAPPVARLGDAALQLLQANHAALLEKYRAEARQEREDNQHAEHKYEWKQERLKRYETIKPGWLEAAIRVFNGEAAKSDAQSLQNNLVREPIELQGKLAALPDFGVAHMARWLLATRRNIFHFWHDEFFQQWLAYQDLSTFDLRLLARAMREAGDEQDSVAMACMASNWWGAKPQQVLAADMVWPLFAERPELIDQGLGLRAAERRRGVAPELGPTLEILATFPVLPVQWLPRVMEIALGEGKQHRASAQQVLSSLPDIGKRVAEALGSGKQDMRIGAARWLTDLDYRAAIPALYQALDKEARETVIAALLTALEKLGEDLSPRLSPEILLAAARKGLKGKAPVGLAWFVFEALPACRWQDGTPVDADIIRWWVVLACKLKEPGGNALLLRYLGLLDEAGRAALGETVLRLFINEDLRGPSLEVATAEAQARAPQAYQSYQDHARRYPQHYAAEGKMTLEQVFDQIRRNKMAEYLGSAIGEKGILALAAHTPGHVAISLLQAYMRDHYPRRAQIEAMLDGLADGYDAAVIQLLLGIARRYRTASVQEKARLLVERIAQGKGWSHDQLGDRTIPTGGFDDSGRLDLSYGARVFHVTLDGAMKPRLHNPDGKEIKALPEPRQDESPELAKEAKQQLAICKKELKQVIAMQTARLYEAMCGGRVWPAQEWRDYLLGHPIAGRLVQALVWIREDDAGSTLLRPSDDGSLLDADDEEVALNEGSRLRLAHASLLDAPQIAAWQRHFKDYKVKPLFEQLAHQLPDASLMAGRHIADREGWVGDTFGLRGAFGKHGYQRGQAEDGGVFTEYHKDFISAGLRAVIEFSGSSLPEELMAAALKTLQFYPLPRSWRDEAVPLADVPSVLLAETYADYLAVSKACGGYDAQWESKMPW from the coding sequence ATGTTTAAAAAAATACTGGAATTGGCGCAGGGCGTAGTGGGCCTGGATGAGCACGCGCAATTGAAAAAGGGCTTGCGCGGCCTGGCGCAGATATCGCCTGCGCTGTGGGAGCGCGCCTGCGAGTTCGTTTGCGAAGGGCGTCAGGAAGGCGTGCTGCTCGATGTGCAGGCGGCGGCGCCGCGCGGCGGCACCTTGCTGGGCAAGCCAGGGCGCCTGTACTCGCATTTTTATACCCATAACATGCCTAACAAGGATGCGGCACTGGCCAATGAAAGCCTGCGCCACCGGCACCAGTTCTATGCCCAGTCCGATGCGGCGACGCTGGACGTGGCGCTGCTGGTCCGCTTGGGCAAGCTGCTGCAGGCGGCCGACGGGGGCGACTCGCTGGAGCGCACCGGCGCCGCGGTGCCGCAGTGGCTCGACTACCTGGTCAGCGATGCGCTGTTCGCCAGTTTTTCCGAGACCCGCGCGCAAGCGACCACGGTCAACCGGCGCGGCTGGGACGTGCTGCTGCTGGCGCGCCTGCTGGCCGCCGATGGCGAGGCGGAAGAGGGCGCGCTGCAACTGGTGTTCGAGCGGCGCGAATTGAACGAATACGTGCGCGACAACTGCCTGCAGCGCCTGTTGGCGCCCGGCGCGCTCGACGCTTACATGCTCGCGCATGCGGCGCTGGTGGAGCACCTGCCGGCATTACTGTCGGCCAGCGGCAAGGCGCAGCTGGCCAGACGCCTGGGGGCCTCGCCCGCGCTGGCCGACACTTTTGCCGCCGTCCTGGTGCGCCTGGCCGTCGATGGCGGCAAGAGCGTGCGCACCGAAGCGGCGCCCCATCTGGCAGCCATTCCCGAGGAGCGCAGAGCCACCTTGCTGCAGCAGTGCCTGTTGACGGGCAAGACGGAAGAGCGGGTGCAGGCGGCCGAGCTGTTGGGCCGCAGTCTGGGGCCGCAGCAGGGGGCGCTGCTGGAACAGGCTCTGGCGCAGGAGACGAGCAAGCCGGTGCAGGCGGCCATCCGCAACGCCTTGTCGTGGCTGGACGCGGCCAGCGAGGCCGGCGCGGCGGACTTGCCGCTGCCGCCGCTGCCGCCCGCGCCACCGGTGGCGCGCCTGGGCGACGCTGCGCTGCAACTGCTGCAGGCCAATCATGCGGCGCTGCTGGAAAAGTACCGCGCCGAAGCACGGCAGGAGCGCGAAGACAACCAGCACGCCGAGCACAAGTACGAATGGAAGCAGGAGCGCCTGAAGCGCTATGAGACGATCAAGCCGGGCTGGCTGGAAGCGGCCATACGCGTGTTCAATGGCGAGGCAGCGAAGAGCGACGCGCAGTCCCTGCAAAACAACCTAGTGCGCGAACCGATCGAACTGCAGGGCAAGCTGGCCGCCTTGCCGGACTTTGGCGTGGCGCACATGGCGCGCTGGCTGCTGGCCACGCGGCGCAATATTTTCCATTTCTGGCACGATGAATTTTTCCAGCAATGGCTGGCGTACCAGGACCTGTCGACTTTCGACTTGCGCCTGCTGGCGCGCGCCATGCGCGAAGCCGGCGACGAGCAGGACAGCGTGGCCATGGCCTGCATGGCCAGCAATTGGTGGGGCGCCAAGCCGCAGCAGGTGCTGGCGGCGGACATGGTATGGCCGCTGTTCGCGGAACGGCCCGAACTGATCGACCAGGGTCTGGGCTTGCGTGCCGCCGAAAGGCGCCGGGGCGTGGCGCCCGAGCTGGGTCCCACCCTGGAAATATTGGCCACCTTCCCGGTGCTGCCGGTGCAATGGCTGCCGCGCGTGATGGAGATCGCGCTGGGCGAAGGCAAGCAGCACCGTGCCAGCGCGCAGCAGGTGCTGTCCAGCTTGCCCGACATCGGCAAGCGCGTGGCCGAGGCGCTGGGATCGGGCAAGCAGGACATGCGCATCGGCGCGGCGCGCTGGCTGACCGACCTCGACTACCGCGCCGCCATCCCGGCGCTGTACCAGGCGCTGGACAAGGAGGCGCGCGAAACCGTGATCGCCGCGCTGCTGACGGCGCTGGAAAAACTGGGCGAGGACCTGAGCCCGCGCCTGTCGCCCGAGATTCTGCTGGCCGCGGCGCGCAAGGGCTTGAAGGGCAAGGCGCCCGTCGGCCTGGCCTGGTTCGTCTTCGAGGCGCTGCCCGCCTGCCGCTGGCAGGACGGTACGCCGGTCGATGCCGACATCATCCGCTGGTGGGTGGTACTGGCCTGTAAATTGAAGGAGCCGGGCGGCAATGCCCTGCTGCTGCGCTATCTGGGCCTGCTTGACGAGGCAGGCCGCGCCGCCTTGGGCGAGACGGTGCTGCGCCTGTTTATCAACGAGGATTTGCGCGGCCCGAGCCTGGAAGTGGCGACCGCCGAAGCGCAGGCGCGTGCGCCGCAGGCCTATCAGAGTTACCAGGACCACGCCAGGCGCTATCCCCAGCATTATGCCGCCGAGGGCAAGATGACCCTGGAGCAGGTATTCGACCAGATCCGCCGCAACAAGATGGCCGAGTACCTGGGCAGCGCCATCGGCGAGAAGGGCATCCTGGCGCTGGCCGCCCACACGCCAGGCCATGTGGCAATCAGCCTGCTGCAAGCGTATATGCGCGACCATTACCCGCGCCGCGCGCAGATCGAAGCGATGCTCGACGGCCTGGCCGACGGCTACGACGCGGCCGTGATCCAGTTATTGCTGGGGATCGCGCGGCGCTACCGCACCGCTTCGGTGCAGGAAAAGGCGCGCCTGCTGGTCGAGCGCATCGCGCAGGGCAAGGGCTGGAGCCACGACCAGCTGGGCGACCGCACCATCCCGACGGGCGGCTTTGACGATAGCGGACGGCTCGACCTGTCGTATGGCGCGCGGGTCTTCCATGTGACCCTGGATGGCGCCATGAAACCGCGCCTGCACAACCCTGACGGCAAGGAGATAAAGGCCTTGCCCGAGCCGCGCCAGGACGAATCGCCCGAACTGGCCAAGGAAGCCAAACAGCAGCTAGCCATCTGCAAGAAAGAACTCAAGCAAGTCATCGCCATGCAGACGGCACGCCTGTACGAAGCCATGTGCGGGGGACGTGTCTGGCCGGCGCAGGAGTGGCGCGACTACCTGCTTGGCCACCCGATCGCGGGCCGCCTGGTGCAGGCGCTGGTGTGGATACGGGAAGATGACGCAGGCAGTACCCTGCTGCGCCCCAGCGACGACGGCAGCCTGCTGGACGCGGACGACGAGGAAGTCGCCCTGAACGAAGGCAGCCGGCTGCGCCTGGCGCACGCCTCGCTGCTGGATGCGCCGCAGATCGCCGCCTGGCAGCGCCATTTCAAGGATTACAAGGTCAAGCCCCTGTTCGAGCAGCTGGCGCACCAGTTGCCCGATGCCTCGCTGATGGCGGGCCGGCACATCGCGGACCGCGAAGGCTGGGTGGGCGACACCTTCGGCCTGCGCGGCGCGTTCGGCAAGCACGGCTATCAGCGCGGCCAGGCCGAGGATGGCGGCGTCTTCACCGAATATCACAAGGATTTCATCAGCGCCGGCCTGCGCGCCGTGATCGAATTTTCCGGCAGCAGCCTGCCCGAGGAACTGATGGCCGCGGCCCTGAAAACGCTGCAGTTCTATCCCTTGCCGCGCTCCTGGCGCGACGAGGCGGTGCCGCTGGCCGACGTGCCGTCCGTGCTGCTGGCCGAAACCTATGCCGATTATCTGGCGGTGTCGAAGGCGTGCGGCGGCTATGATGCGCAGTGGGAAAGTAAAATGCCGTGGTAA
- a CDS encoding AAA family ATPase, producing the protein MMTEQHDDSQVVRRSAEQRYAGELGRLKAADTEPRPEGWQLSPRAVRRFILGDAALQVSRKFYGDDPLVDRAIVTLMGHQGLMLVGEPGTAKSLLSELLAAAISGDSALAIQGTAGTTEDHIKYSWNYALLLAEGPSRRALVPSPLFQAMEAGKLVRFEEITRCAPEMQDVLISLMSEKQLMIPELGGDARVHARRGFNIIASANLRDRGVHEMSSALKRRFNFETVKPIRDHGFEVELVMQQLQRELDAIGAAVVVGRDVVELLVTTFQELRAGQTREGTAIKTPEAVMSSAEAVNLVYAASLEALHFGDGTLRPRELANQLQGVVLKDNADDLKRVRHYFDTVVRERGRRDDLWKSFGDAARKLWL; encoded by the coding sequence ATGATGACGGAACAACATGATGATAGCCAGGTGGTGCGCCGCAGCGCCGAACAGCGCTACGCCGGCGAGCTGGGACGCCTGAAAGCGGCCGATACCGAGCCGCGCCCGGAGGGCTGGCAGCTGTCGCCGCGCGCGGTGCGCCGCTTCATCCTGGGCGACGCGGCGCTGCAAGTGAGCCGCAAATTCTATGGCGACGATCCGCTGGTCGACCGCGCCATCGTCACCCTGATGGGCCATCAGGGGCTGATGCTGGTGGGCGAACCGGGTACGGCCAAGTCGCTGCTGTCCGAATTGCTGGCGGCGGCCATCAGCGGCGACTCCGCGCTGGCGATCCAGGGCACGGCGGGCACCACCGAAGACCATATCAAGTATTCGTGGAACTACGCCTTGCTGCTGGCCGAAGGACCTAGCCGGCGCGCACTGGTGCCGTCGCCCTTGTTCCAGGCCATGGAAGCGGGCAAGCTGGTGCGCTTCGAGGAAATCACGCGCTGCGCGCCCGAGATGCAGGATGTGCTCATTTCACTGATGTCGGAAAAGCAGCTGATGATTCCGGAACTGGGCGGCGACGCGCGCGTACACGCGCGGCGCGGCTTCAATATCATCGCCAGCGCCAACTTGCGCGACCGCGGCGTGCATGAAATGTCGTCGGCGCTGAAACGCCGCTTCAACTTCGAAACCGTCAAGCCGATCCGCGACCATGGTTTCGAAGTCGAGCTGGTGATGCAGCAGCTGCAGCGCGAACTGGACGCCATCGGCGCCGCCGTCGTTGTCGGGCGTGACGTGGTCGAACTGCTGGTGACCACGTTCCAGGAACTGCGCGCCGGCCAGACCCGCGAAGGCACGGCCATCAAGACGCCGGAGGCGGTGATGTCGAGCGCCGAGGCGGTCAACCTGGTCTATGCGGCCTCGCTCGAGGCGCTGCATTTCGGCGACGGCACCTTGCGCCCGCGCGAACTGGCCAACCAGTTGCAAGGCGTGGTACTGAAGGACAACGCCGATGACCTCAAGCGCGTGCGCCATTATTTCGACACGGTGGTGCGCGAACGCGGTCGCCGCGACGATCTCTGGAAAAGCTTCGGCGACGCGGCGCGCAAGCTATGGCTGTAG